One part of the Chiroxiphia lanceolata isolate bChiLan1 chromosome 14, bChiLan1.pri, whole genome shotgun sequence genome encodes these proteins:
- the LOC116793849 gene encoding transforming growth factor beta activator LRRC32-like has protein sequence MPYLLPPSHPEAYLYRAWLLPSLPESAGGAGRGWQRPQPNMLLAERGCLLLWLLPSILRARSSMDSRPRSTPCQQNPTKVSCRGVGLQKFPKELGQGIKHLELSNNFIRNLSDSYIPGFGQLEYLDMCFNQLEAVSATTLAQLPRLRSLLLGSNHLDRNFLANGEAFRLLRNIEVLDLSGNNLESHMAGWYISNLTSLRVLDLSRNKMTKLLAGTFRSTPGLRELDLSNNYVMEIQEGAFEPLQELEVVNLALNSIQCISGFSLTQLRVLNLSHNALELFTSEEGVEPYLLQVLDLSHNRLLYFPELPKVNDLTHLNLSNNLIASLLPGSHWLEDFVLPYKEMGWFNRTVRPAATLTHVADLDLSNNRLELFPFTFFHSLGSLHSLSLAMNCLQEVVRESLTNGTEPADPSPAPAERTELSVRSLDLHSNALRVLPRWFFDSLPQLETMDLGSNHLQPCEGKGSDQGGDLGGRSHIPAPGDTCTPFYNVPHLKHLSLRENNITRLHPHAFNRTPLLSLDLSGNRDLSVPTGALAGLELSLQELSLRGNQMDESRAALPCLGTLRVLDLAGNRLSVLPAGLSCSPLESLDVRNNSLKTLGKLVSWSHRLREVSLAGNPFSCCSLGWLDSLRVAGVAVRDLGDARCTFQDHGRNISAEITSSPRWLCPQPKGTGSLALLVVLVGLSLLSAGAFCLPRRGQKAPGCAGLQSNRVGVSLPHPKGEGPAQERPPDMVTKV, from the exons ATGCCTTATCTccttcccccatcccatcctgaAGCCTATTTATACAGAGCCTGGCTCCTGCCCAGCTTGCCAGAGAGCGCCGGAGGAGCGGGACGGGGCTGGCAGCGCCCGCAGCCCAACATGCTCTTGGCTGAAAGGGGATGtttgctgctctggctgctcccaTCCATCCTCAGAGCCCGGTCTAGCATGGATTCGAGGCCCAGGTCCACGCCCTGCCAGCAG AACCCCACAAAGGTGTCTTGCAGAGGAGTCGGCCTGCAGAAGTTTCCCAAGGAGCTTGGCCAAGGAATTAAGCACCTTGAACTCTCCAACAACTTCATCCGAAACCTGTCAGACAGCTACATTCCAGGATTTGGGCAGCTGGAGTACCTGGATATGTGCTTCAACCAGCTGGAAGCCGTGTCAGCCACCACCCTGGCTCAGCTGCCCCGGCTGCGCTCGCTCCTCCTGGGATCAAACCACCTGGACCGGAATTTCTTGGCTAATGGAGAAGCCTTCCGTCTGCTCAGGAATATAGAGGTCCTGGACCTGTCAGGGAATAACCTGGAGAGCCACATGGCAGGCTGGTACATCAGCAACCTCACCAGCCTCAGGGTACTGGATCTCTCCAGGAACAAGATGACcaagctgctggcagggacctTCCGGAGCACTCCAGGGCTGCGAGAGCTCGATCTCAGCAACAACTACGTCATGGAAATCCAGGAGGGAGCTTTTGAGCCTCTGCAAGAGCTGGAGGTGGTAAACTTGGCTTTGAACTCCATCCAGTGTATCTCTGGCTTCAGCCTCACACAGCTGCGAGTTTTAAACCTCAGCCACAACGCCCTGGAGCTCTTCACCTCCGAGGAGGGAGTGGAGCCCTACCTGCTCCAAGTGCTCGACTTGAGCCATAACAGACTCCTCTATttcccagagctccccaaaGTCAATGATCTCACACACTTAAACCTCTCCAACAACCTTattgcttccctgctcccaggctcACACTGGCTGGAGGACTTTGTGCTGCCCTACAAGGAGATGGGGTGGTTCAACAGGACCGTGCGTCCCGCGGCCACTCTGACACACGTGGCTGACTTGGACCTCAGCAATAACCGCCTGGAGCTGTTCCCATTTACCTTCTTCCACAGCCTGggctccctgcacagcctcaGCCTGGCTATGAACTGTCTCCAGGAGGTGGTCAGGGAGTCTCTCACCAATGGCACAGAGCCTGCTGacccctctcctgctccagcagagcgCACTGAGCTCTCCGTGCGCTCCCTGGACCTCCACAGCAATGCCCTCCGAGTGCTGCCACGCTGGTTCTTCGATTCTCTGCCTCAGCTGGAAACCATGGACCTGGGCTCCAACCACCTCCAGCCTTGCGAGGGCAAGGGAAGTgaccagggaggggatttgggagggAGGTCTCACATTCCAGCCCCTGGAGACACCTGCACCCCCTTCTACAATGTGCCTCACTTGAAGCACCTCAGCCTTCGTGAGAACAACATCACCAGGCTGCACCCCCATGCCTTCAACAGGACCCCGCTGCTCTCCCTGGACCTGTCGGGGAACAGGGACTTGTCTGTGCCCACGGGAGCCCTGGCGGGGCTGGAGCTCTCCCTGCAGGAACTCTCTCTGAGGGGCAACCAGATGGACGAGAGCcgggcagcactgccctgcctgggcaCGCTCCGAGTCCTGGACCTCGCCGGGAACCGTCTGAGCGTTTTGCCTGCAGGTCTGTCCTGCTCCCCACTGGAAAGCCTGGACGTTCGGAATAACAGCCTGAAGACATTGGGAAAACTCGTGAGCTGGTCccacaggctgagggaggtgtccctggccgGGAAccccttcagctgctgctctctgggctggCTGGACTCGCTGCGCGTGGCCGGCGTGGCCGTGCGGGACCTGGGCGATGCCCGGTGCACCTTCCAGGACCATGGCCGGAACATCTCAGCCGAGATCACCAGCTCTCCCCGGtggctctgtccccagcccaagGGCACTGGCTCGCTGGCTCTGCTCGTGGTCCTGGTGGGCCTCTCCCTCCTCAGTGCTGGGGCTTTCTGCCTCCCGAGGAGAGGCCAGAAGGCTCCGGGCTGTGCGGGACTCCAGAGCAACAGGGTGGGGGtctccctgccccatcccaaagGAGAGGGGCCAGCCCAGGAGAGGCCACCAGACATGGTCACCAAAGTGTAG